One window from the genome of Megalobrama amblycephala isolate DHTTF-2021 linkage group LG4, ASM1881202v1, whole genome shotgun sequence encodes:
- the kat5a gene encoding histone acetyltransferase KAT5a isoform X1, with product MADQSGEITEGCRLPVLRKNQENEDEWPLAEILSVKDIPGRKLYYVHYIDFNKRLDEWVTPDRLDMKKLQYPKKEAKTPMKNGLPGSRPSSPERDVKKSLDLHVQSASAPSRGKTLPTPKRKAESVSLATQVSAVTPVPSIPGSAEASQASVYPTIRDSSFSIKSREEHEPLTSLTTNGTTSIQRHLIPPQPGRKRKNCGGTDEMVKVFQNNSPRCSTIYLLPGEDSQDSSDGIPSAPRMTGSLVSDRSHDDIVTRMKNINCIELGRHRLKPWYFSPYSQELTSLPILYLCEFCLKYLKSLKCLQRHLTKCNLRHPPGNEIYRKGTISFFEIDGRKNKAYSQNLCLLAKCFLDHKTLYYDTDPFLFYVMTEYDSKGFHIVGYFSKEKESTEDYNVACILTLPPYQRRGYGKLLIEFSYELSKVEGKTGTPEKPLSDLGLLSYRSYWSQTILEILMDLKSENGERPQITINEISEITSVKKEDVISTLQYLNLINYYKGQYILTLSEDIVEGHERAMQKRHLRIDPKCLHFTPKDWSKRGKW from the exons ATGGCGGACCAATCG GGTGAGATCACTGAGGGCTGTCGACTGCCTGTGCTGcgaaaaaatcaagaaaatgaagACGAATGGC CTTTGGCTGAAATTCTCAGTGTCAAAGACATCCCTGGGAGAAAACTTTACTATGTCCACTATATTGACT TCAATAAGCGCCTGGACGAATGGGTTACTCCAGACCGACTGGACATGAAAAAGCTCCAGTATCCCAAGAAGGAGGCGAAGACTCCGATGAAGAATGGCCTGCCTGGGTCTCGGCCGAGCTCCCCAGAGAGGGACGTG AAGAAGAGTCTAGATCTCCACGTTCAGTCTGCTTCAGCGCCTTCAAGAGGCAAAACCCTCCCCACACCG AAGAGGAAAGCAGAGTCAGTCTCTTTGGCAACACAAGTGAGCGCGGTGACTCCAGTGCCTTCAATTCCTGGTTCTGCAGAGGCGAGTCAGGCCTCTGTATATCCAACAATTAGAGATTCCTCTTTCAGCATTAAATCCAGAGAAGAGCATGAGCCACTCACCTCTCTAACCACA AATGGCACAACGTCCATTCAGCGTCATCTCATTCCTCCTCAGCCtgggagaaaaagaaaaaattgtgGAGGGACAGATGAG ATGGTAAAGGTGTTCCAGAATAACAGTCCCCGCTGCTCCACCATCTATTTGCTGCCAGGAGAG GACTCTCAGGACAGTTCAGATGGAATCCCATCCGCCCCGCGCATGACCGGTAGTTTGGTGTCAGACCGCAGTCATGATGACATTGTGACACGAATGAAGAACATAAACTGTATAGAGCTGGGCCGGCACAGGCTGAAGCCTTGGTACTTCTCTCCATACTCCCAGGAGCTCACCTCTCTGCCCATTCTCTACCTCTGTGAATTCTGTCTCAAATACCTCAAGAGCCTCAAATGTCTTCAAAGACACCTG ACAAAATGCAACCTTCGGCATCCTCCAGGAAATGAGATCTACCGCAAAGGAACCATCTCCTTTTTTGAAATAGATGGCAGGAAAAACAAG GCATATTCCCAAAATTTGTGTTTATTGGCCAAATGCTTCCTGGACCACAAGACCCTGTACTACGACACAGATCCTTTCCTGTTCTATGTTATGACGGAGTATGACTCAAAGGGTTTCCATATAGTTGGCTACTTCTCAAAG GAGAAAGAATCAACTGAAGACTATAATGTGGCCTGTATTCTGACGTTACCACCTTATCAGAGAAGAGGCTATGGAAAACTACTAATTGAGTTCA GTTATGAGCTCTCAAAGGTGGAAGGAAAGACGGGTACCCCAGAGAAACCTCTGTCTGATTTGGGGCTGCTCTCCTACCGCTCATACTGGTCACAGACCATCCTGGAGATACTCATGGACCTTAAATCAGAGAATGGAGAACGGCCACAGATCACCATCAA TGAAATTAGTGAGATCACGAGTGTCAAGAAAGAGGATGTGATATCAACTCTTCAATACCTCAACCTCATCAATTATTATAAG GGTCAATATATCCTCACCTTATCCGAGGACATAGTGGAAGGCCACGAGCGTGCCATGCAGAAACGCCACCTCCGCATTGATCCCAAATGCTTGCATTTCACTCCTAAAGACTGGAGCAAGAGGGGCAAGTGGTGA
- the kat5a gene encoding histone acetyltransferase KAT5a isoform X2, translating to MADQSGEITEGCRLPVLRKNQENEDEWPLAEILSVKDIPGRKLYYVHYIDFNKRLDEWVTPDRLDMKKLQYPKKEAKTPMKNGLPGSRPSSPERDVKKSLDLHVQSASAPSRGKTLPTPKRKAESVSLATQVSAVTPVPSIPGSAEASQASVYPTIRDSSFSIKSREEHEPLTSLTTNGTTSIQRHLIPPQPGRKRKNCGGTDEDSQDSSDGIPSAPRMTGSLVSDRSHDDIVTRMKNINCIELGRHRLKPWYFSPYSQELTSLPILYLCEFCLKYLKSLKCLQRHLTKCNLRHPPGNEIYRKGTISFFEIDGRKNKAYSQNLCLLAKCFLDHKTLYYDTDPFLFYVMTEYDSKGFHIVGYFSKEKESTEDYNVACILTLPPYQRRGYGKLLIEFSYELSKVEGKTGTPEKPLSDLGLLSYRSYWSQTILEILMDLKSENGERPQITINEISEITSVKKEDVISTLQYLNLINYYKGQYILTLSEDIVEGHERAMQKRHLRIDPKCLHFTPKDWSKRGKW from the exons ATGGCGGACCAATCG GGTGAGATCACTGAGGGCTGTCGACTGCCTGTGCTGcgaaaaaatcaagaaaatgaagACGAATGGC CTTTGGCTGAAATTCTCAGTGTCAAAGACATCCCTGGGAGAAAACTTTACTATGTCCACTATATTGACT TCAATAAGCGCCTGGACGAATGGGTTACTCCAGACCGACTGGACATGAAAAAGCTCCAGTATCCCAAGAAGGAGGCGAAGACTCCGATGAAGAATGGCCTGCCTGGGTCTCGGCCGAGCTCCCCAGAGAGGGACGTG AAGAAGAGTCTAGATCTCCACGTTCAGTCTGCTTCAGCGCCTTCAAGAGGCAAAACCCTCCCCACACCG AAGAGGAAAGCAGAGTCAGTCTCTTTGGCAACACAAGTGAGCGCGGTGACTCCAGTGCCTTCAATTCCTGGTTCTGCAGAGGCGAGTCAGGCCTCTGTATATCCAACAATTAGAGATTCCTCTTTCAGCATTAAATCCAGAGAAGAGCATGAGCCACTCACCTCTCTAACCACA AATGGCACAACGTCCATTCAGCGTCATCTCATTCCTCCTCAGCCtgggagaaaaagaaaaaattgtgGAGGGACAGATGAG GACTCTCAGGACAGTTCAGATGGAATCCCATCCGCCCCGCGCATGACCGGTAGTTTGGTGTCAGACCGCAGTCATGATGACATTGTGACACGAATGAAGAACATAAACTGTATAGAGCTGGGCCGGCACAGGCTGAAGCCTTGGTACTTCTCTCCATACTCCCAGGAGCTCACCTCTCTGCCCATTCTCTACCTCTGTGAATTCTGTCTCAAATACCTCAAGAGCCTCAAATGTCTTCAAAGACACCTG ACAAAATGCAACCTTCGGCATCCTCCAGGAAATGAGATCTACCGCAAAGGAACCATCTCCTTTTTTGAAATAGATGGCAGGAAAAACAAG GCATATTCCCAAAATTTGTGTTTATTGGCCAAATGCTTCCTGGACCACAAGACCCTGTACTACGACACAGATCCTTTCCTGTTCTATGTTATGACGGAGTATGACTCAAAGGGTTTCCATATAGTTGGCTACTTCTCAAAG GAGAAAGAATCAACTGAAGACTATAATGTGGCCTGTATTCTGACGTTACCACCTTATCAGAGAAGAGGCTATGGAAAACTACTAATTGAGTTCA GTTATGAGCTCTCAAAGGTGGAAGGAAAGACGGGTACCCCAGAGAAACCTCTGTCTGATTTGGGGCTGCTCTCCTACCGCTCATACTGGTCACAGACCATCCTGGAGATACTCATGGACCTTAAATCAGAGAATGGAGAACGGCCACAGATCACCATCAA TGAAATTAGTGAGATCACGAGTGTCAAGAAAGAGGATGTGATATCAACTCTTCAATACCTCAACCTCATCAATTATTATAAG GGTCAATATATCCTCACCTTATCCGAGGACATAGTGGAAGGCCACGAGCGTGCCATGCAGAAACGCCACCTCCGCATTGATCCCAAATGCTTGCATTTCACTCCTAAAGACTGGAGCAAGAGGGGCAAGTGGTGA
- the mtmr2 gene encoding myotubularin-related protein 2 encodes MEESGSVDSVESLSSSTTTRSDRSSVAKVSDTELRSKGMAFEKVYKDPSKGELPLLAEELVQDAAKDVTYICPFIGPARGSLTVTNYRLFFRCTDREPVFGLDLPLGVLSRVEKIGAATSRGDASYVLVCKDMRNLRFVHKEPEDSLKKSVFEVLMKFAFPVSNNMSLFAFEYKQVFPENGWRVYDPLAEYKRQGLPNESWRISKVNDHYELCDSYPATLVVPVTITDEELRRVSSFRAKGRFPVLSWIHPESQAAVVRSSQPMVGQNGRRCKEDEKLLQAIMDANAQSHKLFIFDARPSVNAAANKMKGGGYESEDAYQNAELVFLDIHNIHVMRESLRKLKEVVYPNIEESHWLSNLESTHWLEHIKLILAGALRIADKVESGKTSVVVHCSDGWDRTAQLTSLALIMLDSHYRTIRGFQILLEKEWLSFGHRFQQRVGHGDKNHTDADRSPIFLQFIDCVWQMTRQFPAAFEFNENFLITILDHLYSCLFGTFLCNSEQQRLKEEVPKRTVSVWSFVNSQLEEFVNPLYVHYPSHVLFPTVGIRHLQLWVSYYIRWNPRMRPQEPVHQRYKELLAKRAELQKRVEELQREAANRTASTSSERAGSPTRSITPVQTFV; translated from the exons ATGGAGGAGAGCGGCAGTGTGGACAGTGTGGAGTCGCTGAGCAG CTCCACCACGACCCGCTCTGACCGTTCAAGTGTCGCCAAAGTTTCAGACACAGAGCTGCGG AGTAAAGGAATGGCATTTGAAAAG gtcTATAAAGACCCCAGTAAAGGCGAACTTCCTCTTCTGGCAGAGGAACTGGTTCAGGATGCCG CTAAAGATGTGACTTACATTTGTCCATTCATTGGGCCTGCTAGAGGATCTCTGACCGTCACTAACTACAGACTGTTCTTCAGGTGCACTGACAGG gaGCCGGTGTTTGGTTTAGATCTGCCACTGGGAGTTTTGAGCAGAGTAGAGAAGATCGGAGCAGCAACTAGTAGAGGAGATGCCTCATACGTCCTCGTCTGCaag GATATGAGGAACCTGCGTTTTGTGCACAAGGAACCTGAGGACTCACTAAAGAAATCAGTGTTTGAGGTTCTGATGAAGTTTGCTTTTCCAGTGTCAAACAACATG TCCCTCTTTGCATTTGAGTATAAGCAGGTGTTTCCTGAGAATGGATGGAGGGTGTATGATCCACTGGCTGAATACAAGAGACAG GGTCTCCCGAATGAGAGCTGGAGGATCTCCAAAGTAAATGATCACTACGAGCTGTGTGATTCATATCCAGCGACGCTAGTTGTGCCGGTAACCATCACTGACGAGGAACTGCGGCGCGTCTCCAGCTTCAGGGCCAAAGGACGCTTTCCG GTTCTGTCATGGATCCACCCAGAGAGTCAGGCTGCAGTAGTTCGGTCCAGTCAGCCGATGGTAGGTCAGAATGGTCGGCGCTGCAAAGAAGACGAGAAACTCCTTCAGGCCATCATGGATGCAAACGCACAATCACACAAACTATTCATATTTGATGCCAGACCCAGTGTGAATGCTGCAGCTAACAAG ATGAAAGGAGGTGGGTATGAGAGCGAAGATGCTTATCAGAATGCAGAACTGGTGTTTCTGGATATCCACAACATTCATGTAATGCGCGAGTCACTTCGGAAACTGAAGGAGGTCGTCTATCCCAACATTGAAGAATCTCATTGGCTGTCCAACCTCGAGTCCACACACTGGCTGGAGCATATTAAG tTGATTCTGGCAGGAGCTTTAAGGATAGCTGATAAGGTGGAGTCTGGGAAAACCTCAGTGGTGGTTCATTGCAGTGACGGCTGGGACAGAACTGCTCAGCTGACCTCACTGGCCCTGATAATGCTGGATTCTCATTACAGAACCATACGAGGCTTTCAGATACTGCTGGAGAAAGAGTGGCTCAGCTTTGGACACCGCTTCCAACAG CGAGTGGGTCATGGTGATAAGAATCACACAGATGCAGATCGCTCTCCTATCTTCCTGCAGTTTATTGACTGTGTCTGGCAGATGACAAGACAG tttcctGCAGCTTTCGAGTTCAATGAGAATTTCCTCATAACAATACTTGATCACCTCTACAGCTGCCTTTTTGGCACATTTCTGTGTAACAGTGAGCAGCAAAGACTCAAAGAG GAAGTCCCAAAGCGCACTGTGTCTGTATGGTCATTTGTGAACAGTCAGCTAGAGGAGTTTGTGAATCCTCTCTATGTACACTACCCCTCCCACGTGCTCTTCCCCACCGTCGGTATACGACACCTCCAGCTCTGGGTCTCCTACTACATACGCTGGAATCCTCGCATGCGGCCACAG gAGCCGGTCCATCAGCGCTACAAAGAGCTGCTTGCAAAACGGGCAGAGCTTCAGAAGAGGGTGGAAGAGTTACAGCGCGAGGCGGCCAATCGTACGGCCTCGACATCCTCCGAGAGGGCGGGGTCTCCTACGCGCTCCATCACACCTGTTCAAACCTTTGTATAA
- the gjb1a gene encoding connexin 27.5 isoform X1 gives MGGCSFINGGCKPETLHLTKYTHTTTGIHTQTHAHTHTHTHTHRRHGGSQNPSARALPMPLTPPAESDLEPKMNWASFYAVISGVNRHSTGIGRIWLSVLFIFRILVLVVAAESVWGDEKAHFICNTQQPGCNSVCYDHFFPISHIRLWALQLIMVSTPALLVAMHIAHRRHIDKKLYRQAGRTSPKDLEQIKTQKMKITGALWWTYMISLLFRVLFESAFMYLFYMIYPGYKMFRLVKCDSYPCPNIVDCFVSRPTEKTVFTIFMLAVSGVCILLNIAEIIFLVARATSRHLNNSKDSAVGAWISQKLCSF, from the exons ATGGGTGGCTGTTCCTTCATAAATGGTGGCTGCAAGCCGGAGACACTCCATCTGACAAAGTACACACATACAACCACaggcatacacacacaaacacacgcacacacacacacacacacacacacacaccggagACACGGCGGGTCTCAGAACCCCTCTGCACGGGCATTGCCCATGCCACTAACACCACCTGCGGAGTCTG ATCTGGAACCAAAAATGAACTGGGCGTCTTTTTATGCCGTGATCAGCGGCGTGAACCGACATTCCACCGGCATTGGGCGGATTTGGCTGTCTGTACTCTTCATTTTCCGGATCCTGGTTCTGGTGGTGGCGGCGGAGAGCGTGTGGGGCGATGAGAAAGCGCATTTCATCTGCAACACCCAACAACCTGGCTGCAACAGCGTGTGCTACGACCACTTCTTCCCCATCTCTCACATCCGACTGTGGGCGCTGCAGCTCATCATGGTCTCTACCCCCGCCCTGCTGGTTGCCATGCACATTGCACATCGTCGGCATATCGACAAAAAGTTGTATCGCCAAGCTGGGCGCACCAGTCCGAAGGACTTAGAGCAGATAAAGACTCAAAAGATGAAGATTACCGGCGCCCTTTGGTGGACATACATGATTAGCCTGCTGTTCCGTGTGTTATTCGAATCCGCCTTTATGTATCTCTTCTACATGATTTACCCAGGCTACAAGATGTTCCGGCTGGTAAAGTGTGACTCGTACCCGTGCCCAAACATAGTCGACTGCTTTGTGTCCCGGCCAACAGAGAAAACAGTGTTCACTATATTTATGCTCGCGGTGTCCGGCGTCTGCATCCTGCTCAACATCGCAGAAATCATCTTTCTTGTTGCTAGGGCAACAAGTCGCCATCTCAATAACTCCAAGGACTCCGCAGTGGGAGCCTGGATCTCTCAGAAACTGTGTTCATTTTAG
- the gjb1a gene encoding connexin 27.5 isoform X2, with protein MNWASFYAVISGVNRHSTGIGRIWLSVLFIFRILVLVVAAESVWGDEKAHFICNTQQPGCNSVCYDHFFPISHIRLWALQLIMVSTPALLVAMHIAHRRHIDKKLYRQAGRTSPKDLEQIKTQKMKITGALWWTYMISLLFRVLFESAFMYLFYMIYPGYKMFRLVKCDSYPCPNIVDCFVSRPTEKTVFTIFMLAVSGVCILLNIAEIIFLVARATSRHLNNSKDSAVGAWISQKLCSF; from the coding sequence ATGAACTGGGCGTCTTTTTATGCCGTGATCAGCGGCGTGAACCGACATTCCACCGGCATTGGGCGGATTTGGCTGTCTGTACTCTTCATTTTCCGGATCCTGGTTCTGGTGGTGGCGGCGGAGAGCGTGTGGGGCGATGAGAAAGCGCATTTCATCTGCAACACCCAACAACCTGGCTGCAACAGCGTGTGCTACGACCACTTCTTCCCCATCTCTCACATCCGACTGTGGGCGCTGCAGCTCATCATGGTCTCTACCCCCGCCCTGCTGGTTGCCATGCACATTGCACATCGTCGGCATATCGACAAAAAGTTGTATCGCCAAGCTGGGCGCACCAGTCCGAAGGACTTAGAGCAGATAAAGACTCAAAAGATGAAGATTACCGGCGCCCTTTGGTGGACATACATGATTAGCCTGCTGTTCCGTGTGTTATTCGAATCCGCCTTTATGTATCTCTTCTACATGATTTACCCAGGCTACAAGATGTTCCGGCTGGTAAAGTGTGACTCGTACCCGTGCCCAAACATAGTCGACTGCTTTGTGTCCCGGCCAACAGAGAAAACAGTGTTCACTATATTTATGCTCGCGGTGTCCGGCGTCTGCATCCTGCTCAACATCGCAGAAATCATCTTTCTTGTTGCTAGGGCAACAAGTCGCCATCTCAATAACTCCAAGGACTCCGCAGTGGGAGCCTGGATCTCTCAGAAACTGTGTTCATTTTAG
- the gja2 gene encoding gap junction protein, alpha 2 — MGDWNSLGKLLESAQEHSTVVGKVWLTVLFIFRILVLGAAAEKVWGDEQSGFTCDTKQPGCQNVCYDITFPISHIRFWVLQIIFVSTPTLIYLGHILHLLRMEQKQKRSEASGPEKQALLSSKAAKGPIRDEQGKIRLQGVLLRTYVFNIIFKTLFEVGFIVAQYFLYGFELKPLYTCNRWPCPNTVNCYISRPTEKTIFIVFMLAVACVSLLLNLVEMYHLGFTKCRQGLRYRRSHSVCDSESKVPSEDAVVPFVPNYPYFPPHAPPPAPFPTEPHFNLSEPDGTFPQHGSRSVYKQNRENMAVERSGKSDDVKMNKAANSVPGSPSSQQRRPSHSSRYSNNKTRMDDLKI; from the coding sequence ATGGGAGACTGGAACAGTCTTGGGAAGCTTTTGGAAAGTGCCCAGGAACACTCCACGGTAGTGGGCAAAGTCTGGCTCACCGTACTCTTCATCTTCCGTATCTTGGTGCTCGGTGCTGCTGCAGAGAAGGTTTGGGGCGATGAGCAGTCCGGTTTCACCTGTGACACCAAACAACCTGGTTGTCAGAATGTATGTTACGATATTACCTTCCCGATCTCTCACATCCGATTCTGGGTGCTCCAGATCATCTTTGTCTCCACTCCGACACTGATCTACCTGGGCCATATCCTGCACCTGCTGCGCatggagcagaaacaaaagcGCAGTGAGGCGAGCGGGCCAGAAAAACAGGCACTTTTGAGCTCCAAAGCTGCAAAAGGTCCTATACGTGATGAACAGGGGAAGATCCGTCTGCAGGGAGTCCTGTTACGCACGTATGTCTTCAACATCATCTTCAAAACACTGTTTGAGGTGGGCTTCATTGTGGCACAGTACTTCCTGTATGGATTCGAGCTCAAGCCACTGTACACCTGCAACAGGTGGCCCTGCCCTAACACCGTCAACTGCTACATCTCACGACCTACGGAGAAAACCATCTTCATCGTGTTCATGCTGGCAGTGGCCTGTGTCTCTCTGCTGCTCAACCTGGTGGAGATGTATCACCTGGGTTTCACCAAGTGCCGACAGGGTCTCCGTTACCGGCGCTCTCATTCTGTCTGCGACAGTGAATCTAAAGTACCCAGTGAAGACGCGGTGGTTCCATTTGTGCCAAACTACCCGTATTTTCCACCTCACGCTCCTCCTCCGGCTCCCTTTCCCACAGAGCCGCACTTCAACCTCTCAGAACCCGATGGAACCTTCCCGCAGCATGGCAGCCGCTCTGTTTACAAGCAAAACCGCGAAAACATGGCTGTAGAGCGCAGCGGCAAATCTGATGATGTCAAGATGAATAAAGCGGCGAATTCTGTACCCGGATCACCCTCGAGCCAGCAGCGCAGGCCCAGCCATTCAAGTCGCTACAGCAACAACAAGACCAGAATGGATGATCTCAAAATCTAA